A region of Dioscorea cayenensis subsp. rotundata cultivar TDr96_F1 chromosome 5, TDr96_F1_v2_PseudoChromosome.rev07_lg8_w22 25.fasta, whole genome shotgun sequence DNA encodes the following proteins:
- the LOC120260582 gene encoding ribonucleoside-diphosphate reductase small chain, whose product MPAMPVPLSDEPLLAPNPDRFSMFPITYPKIWEMYKKAEASFWTAEEVDLSQDLGHWNSLTADERHFITHVLAFFAASDGIVLENLAGRFMKEVQVAEARAFYGFQIAIENIHSEMYSLLLETYVKDAVEKSRLFRAIDTVPCVARKADWALRWIDGSESFAERLVAFACVEGIFFSGSFCAIFWLKKRGLMPGLSFSNELISRDEGLHCDFACLLYELLVNKLPEDRVKGIVADAVEIEREFVCDALPCALVGMNCELMSQYIEFVADRLLVSLGCSKLYGATNPFDWMELISLQGKTNFFEKKVGEYQKASVMSNLNGFSDAHVFRLDEDF is encoded by the coding sequence ATGCCGGCCATGCCTGTGCCTCTCTCCGACGAGCCCCTCCTCGCCCCTAATCCTGATCGTTTCTCCATGTTCCCCATCACCTATCCCAAGATCTGGGAGATGTACAAGAAGGCGGAGGCCTCCTTTTGGACAGCAGAGGAGGTCGATCTCTCCCAAGATCTTGGCCATTGGAACTCCCTCACTGCCGATGAGCGCCACTTTATCACGCATGTCCTTGCCTTTTTTGCTGCTTCCGATGGTATTGTCCTTGAAAACCTCGCTGGTCGCTTCATGAAAGAGGTTCAGGTCGCCGAGGCCCGTGCTTTCTATGGCTTCCAGATCGCTATCGAGAACATTCATTCCGAAATGTACAGCCTTCTCCTTGAAACCTATGTCAAGGATGCTGTTGAGAAATCTCGCCTCTTTCGCGCCATCGACACCGTTCCTTGCGTCGCACGCAAGGCCGACTGGGCCCTGCGTTGGATCGACGGCTCCGAGTCCTTCGCTGAGCGTCTCGTCGCCTTCGCTTGCGTGGAAGGGATCTTCTTTTCAGGTAGTTTCTGTGCTATTTTTTGGCTTAAAAAACGAGGTTTGATGCCAGGGCTGTCCTTCTCGAACGAGCTCATATCCCGCGATGAAGGCCTCCATTGCGACTTCGCGTGCCTCTTGTACGAGCTTCTCGTCAACAAACTCCCAGAAGATAGGGTGAAGGGCATTGTCGCTGATGCTGTGGAGATTGAGAGGGAATTCGTATGCGACGCGTTGCCGTGCGCACTGGTGGGAATGAACTGCGAGCTCATGAGCCAATACATTGAATTCGTCGCTGATAGGCTTCTTGTATCTTTGGGCTGTTCGAAGCTCTATGGTGCGACGAATCCGTTTGATTGGATGGAGCTCATCTCGTTGCAGGGGAAAACCAATTTCTTTGAGAAGAAGGTTGGGGAATACCAGAAGGCTTCGGTGATGTCTAACTTGAATGGTTTCTCTGATGCTCACGTCTTCAGGTTGGATGaggatttttag
- the LOC120261212 gene encoding uncharacterized protein LOC120261212, with amino-acid sequence MASNTSSALQDTGMLSKDQLLRLFARFSALTSQPEVKKRIRDAVKDKQEAVAVTTAIQEEIFLEMGIDPRFGISCLGKINSVYENDQELMIQFYGFVAKEEMACDEAELEPDEYAEKSRIQHQLQEQQLEMLKHMRKFHPDDQSAILEALHKQMENANFDNSSTVLNFDQIQEIIQKRVAP; translated from the exons ATGGCGTCGAACACCTCGAGTGCACTGCAGGACACGGGCATGCTCTCCAAGGACCAGCTTCTCCGCCTCTTCGCCCGCTTCTCTGCCCTCACTTCCCAGCCAG AAGTTAAGAAGCGAATCAGGGATGCAGTCAAGGACAAGCAg GAGGCCGTCGCGGTTACTACTGCCATTCAAGAGGAAATATTTCTTGAAATGGGAATCG ATCCAAGATTTGGTATTTCTTGCTTGGGGAAGATAAATTCTGTTTATGAAAATGATCAAGAATTGATGATTCAATTCTATGGCTTTGTTGCAAA ggaaGAAATGGCCTGTGATGAAGCTGAGCTTGAGCCTGATGAGTATGCAGAAAAATCACGCATTCAACATCAGTTGCAAGAGCAG CAATTGGAGATGCTAAAACACATGCGCAAGTTTCATCCAGATGATCAATCGGCAATACTTGAAGCG CTTCACAAACAAATGGAGAACGCCAATTTCGACAACAGTTCAACTGTTTTGAATTTTGATCAAATTCAAGAGATTATTCAGAAAAGAGTTGCCCCATGA